A stretch of Chanodichthys erythropterus isolate Z2021 chromosome 20, ASM2448905v1, whole genome shotgun sequence DNA encodes these proteins:
- the rbp7a gene encoding retinoid-binding protein 7a, with the protein MPVSLCGTWDMVSNVDFEGYMIALGIGLYTRKIALKLKHRKVIEQVGDQYVVKTISTFKNYTFSFRVNEEFQEFTKGLDDRHCKSLVTWEGNKLVCIQKGEKKNRSWAHWIEDDKLHLELHCEDQVCKQVFKRVV; encoded by the exons ATGCCTGTAAGCCTCTGTGGTACGTGGGACATGGTCAGCAATGTCGACTTTGAGGGGTACATGATTGCTTTAG GGATCGGCCTGTACACCCGTAAGATCGCCCTTAAGCTAAAACATCGTAAAGTAATCGAGCAGGTGGGGGATCAATATGTTGTCAAGACTATCAGCACTTTTAAAAACTACACATTCTCCTTCAGAGTCAATGAGGAGTTTCAAGAGTTCACCAAGGGACTGGATGACAGACACTGCAAG TCTCTGGTGACCTGGGAGGGGAACAAGTTGGTGTGCATTCAAAAGGGTGAGAAGAAGAACAGAAGTTGGGCACACTGGATTGAGGATGACAAACTCCATTTG GAGTTGCACTGTGAAGATCAAGTCTGCAAGCAAGTTTTCAAACGGGTTGTGTGA